The Manis javanica isolate MJ-LG chromosome 14, MJ_LKY, whole genome shotgun sequence genomic interval CAGTTCCAGTTTCAGAGCAAGACTGAGAAAGATGAGTCCACTGATCAAAACTGCATTTTGCTTAAGTACTGCCCCCAGTGGCTGCATTTCCCTGAAACCAGCCTGTCATCTAAGAGGAGCATCCTGGCTGGAATACAAAGAGTTAACGTAGAATCCTGGTTCCAGCCAGGCTCTGTTTCCATGGCAACAGCTCAAGGTGGTGAAATCTGAAACTGAATTCCCAAGGAGCCCTGGGGCTGCCAGCTAGGAGGCCAGGCTCACTGCTCCCAGCGCCACCTGCTGGCTGAAAGTCACCAGCGCTGCTGACCCACATTCTGACCTCATTTGCTTGCTCTGGGGACCCAGCCAGGGCAAGGTGGGCTGTACCACCTGATGACTGGATGCAGCCCTCATCCCCCATGTCCACTGGACTCCACCTTTGCTCACTGTGTCCTAGATGGTTCCCGGAGACAAGCCCTAGAGGCTTGGAAGAAGGGGGGAAGGGGGCAGATAGCTGATTGTATTACATATAGCAGGGGTAAGGGTAGGGGAATTGCTTCCCCGAAAAGTATGAAGATAGAAATGCAGGCCCTTCTGCTACTTCAGATCTCTGCTCTCACCACAACAGAAGCTGCTGAGGAAAAGTCCCTGGGAGCAGAAGGTGTTCGCCCTGCCACTGGTGCTCAGCAAGTTGCCCTCATTCACGCCAGGCTCGGCAGCCCTGAGAACCCCTTCACTTGGATGGCTCATAGCCAGCCCTTCAGGTTCAAGGGTAGCCGGTGGCAGCACAGTGTATGCTCTATTTCTGCAGCCCACTGAAGGAGCAGCCTGAGGGGGGCAGGGGCATTGGCAGCAGGAAAGAAGCCGAGACAGGAAATAGGGCCAGTAATTGAGGCCATATGTTTCCACAAAGACATGCTTCTCATAGTGAAATAGAGATTCTCCTGAAGGAAGAGGGTGGCCAGCTCGCCTGCCCCCTTTCCAGAAGTTCAATTCCTCTACAATCTGATAGGTGTGTGCAACTGCCGAGGGCAATAAGCTGAAAGAAAGAGCAAGCCACCATTAAAacctgggggcagggccaggaaaACATCTTGgggaaaaggacaaaaatttcACAGAGGGTAGGAAAACAGGCCAGAGGAACTTTTGGACAGGCAGAAGAAAAGAGTACGTGTTACAGCAATACTGAAATCACTGGGGAGATGAGACATAAGCAGGAAGCAGCAGAGGAGAGAAACAGACTTGAGCCTGGAGAACGGGAATGCACAGTGACTGAGCTGGGGTTAAAGCCCAGCATCGTGCTCTTGGAGGCAGAAGGCTGTCAACCCAACAACCGTTTGCCAGATGAGCTCAGACATGAGCTGTTCTCTCTGGCCTCGAGGTTCCTGATGAGATGCCTTCCAAAGATGCTCCTGACACAGCCCATCAGCCCTTCTCCTTCGCTTCTCACCTGCATTCATGTCTATGAGCTGCTCTCTCTTCCGCTGTTTCTCCAGCCGCTCCTTCTCGGCCTTCTCCTTGGCTAGTTTTGCTCGTCGCATTTTTTCCTCTATCTCCCGCCGCTTCTGGTTCTCCTTGACTGCTTGctgtggagagaaaaaaaagaacacgtGGGCACGTATGCACTCACACATGTGCACGTCCACCACCATCATGGACCCAGTACAAAGTGAGAAAGGTCCGCAGAAGGTCCAGCCAGCAGGTGTCCCTTGCTCACCACAAACATATTCCTGAAGTTGTGCAGATCCATGAAGAATTCCTCCACAGACACCTTCTTAGGGTCGAAGAGGAAATACTGGCCCAGCTCCTTATAGAGGGTCTCCATGTGAGAGTGCATCATCCGCAGCTTGTCATACTGCTCCCGGGCATCCTTCACAAAGCTGTGCAGCTGACGAGTGAAGGACCAAGACTGAGGAGCAGGCCTGCTTCTCCAGGCCAGTGCAATACTCAGAAGATGCGCACCGGTGTGCACAGGGGGCTCCACGCGGCACTCTTTGTGACAGTGAGCGCCAGGGACAATCCGAATATCCCAAACGGGGGAATGGTAAACCATAAACTCTGGTACAGCCGTAGAATAGGAGGTGGCAACCAAAAAGGAGGCTGTTGTGCACACAGCACCATGGAAAGAGGGCTAAGACCTATGTACACAATGCCATATGGTGCgatttttgcttaaaataaattCGCAAGGAAGTGGCTACCTACAGGATGAGGAGAGAGGGGAatacggtgtgtgtgtgtgtgtgtgtgtgtgtgtgtgtgtgtgtgtgtgtgtgtgtgtgtggtctggtTACATTTACCTGTTTGAgcatttaatgaagaaaaatgttttacagGGGGAAAAATTGTGTATGGAAGTTTACTTTCCCTTCCTAAGCAGCAATCCCCTCCTTTTAAGAAAGGATATAGTCATTTTTTCAACAAACTTGTCTTTCTCATCTACGGCAGCTGGGAAATTCTGAACATCACGTTCCACATCGgaaatttgttttttcatctgaTCTAGGTTCTTTTGCAAGTTTTCAGCAGAAactaaaggaaacataaaaacagacagcACGAGCTTACTAAACCCAGTCTCAGGACCCCTAGGTTCCACCCTTCAGGGCACAGCTTTAGTCCACTCACACAGCGGGTACTTAATCACTGTTGTTCTCTGAGGCACTCTCCTCCATGTGTTTCACACATTGACATTTTCATCTTCCCAGGGCAACTATAAATCACTGGATGACTGACCGTCCAGCCTCCACAAGCTGTACAGTACTAGAGAGGCTTCATTTAAGTTAACAGGAATCTATGAAATCCCCTGGGGTCCTGGTCTCATATATTTTAGAGAACAAAGTTTGGGAGGAATGGGacatacacagaaacacagaggCTGGGCAAAAACCTGTTCCTGCCTCTCTGGAGGGCTGCTCTGACTGCCTGGTTCCAGGACAGAGAGGCCTGATTTTTGCTCATTCTGTCTATGCTTTCTGAATGAGAAAAACCGTTGGCCCACACTACAAACACCTGCCTCCCTTCTAGCTGTGTTTTGCTATTTGGCATTTCCCTGGGAAGGGAAGGGTGCTTCCACTGTGCGGAGGCCTCTCTTCCGCCCGATACTCCTCCCTCTGGCTCAGACCCTCTCCCACTCTCACCTAAAATAGTCTGAACTGGAAATGATCTAAAATCTAGACTGTGTCACATTTCCCTCCGCAAGCAGAGATTTCTGGGGCTCGGAACAACCTTCTAGCCTCACCCCAACCTGCCTCACCTCGGCTGGCTTTCTCCACGTGGGCGAGCTCATCTGGAAACTTGAGGACATCAGGGTAGTCATTCTCACACAACTCAGCCAGGAAGTGCAACAGTGTCATCTTCTGATCTGTGGACTTGGTGTCTCGAAGCTTGGGGAGGAAGAGGACTTGTTGGTCCTGACGTGCACAGGATCACTCCGGCTAACTGGTTTGCCACGTTGGACTGGCAGAGGCCAGAGCTTTCCCTGTGGTCCTCCCGCGCTAGGCCCCAGCTCACCTTACTGAGGAAGCTAATATTGAAGCCAAAAGCACCCGCATTCCTGGAGCCAGCGTTCATGTAATTCCCCACGAGCAGGGTCAGCTCCAGGAGGCTGGAGAAGTTCTCACTCTTTCTCAGCTCCTCACATGCAGCCGTCACAGAAACAATCTCCGGCTTGATGTTCTCCACCTGCTCACTGAACTGCAGCTTGAAGAGGACGGCGTTGAGGCGAGGCCGCAGGCAGGGCACCGTGCCCATCTGGTGGGGGAGACAAGGAGTTCCACCACAgccaacagagagagagaagtacGAAAAAGACAGGCCGGGGCCTCCTCTGGGAGGACCTGAGCtccagaggagggaggagagagaggaagatagGTTCAAAGCGGAGCAAGCGCCCTGGCCGCCATCAGGGAGGAGGGAAGCCGGGGAGTCGGGGAAGAGCTCACCGCCCCGGCCTCACTCACCACCACCCCGAACTGCTCTGCCTCGGCCAGGCCGTCGTACTCGTCTCTCAGTTCAGAAAGCATTTTCAGCTGCTCTGGCTCCGGCATCTGCTTAATGAGGTTCTGAAAGCAAGAGGGGCTGTCTCAGTTTGAGGGCGATGAGCTGACAACTTGGGCCTCCTGTCAGGCCCTCCCTCTGCCCAAGGACCACTTAGAAGGAGACATGGGCTAGCGGTGGGGGTGCGGGGAGAGGCAGCTCGTGATGGCGGGACTTTTGAAAATGTACCAGAAATAACATGACCACCAGAGAGAAGGAAGCTTATCCCAAGGTAGCATTCGTTAGGTCGGCAGTGCCAGATCCTCCACCTCTGAGCAGAGGCACTGAGGCCCAGCATTTAGTGGTGGAAAGCCAGTCCCAGCGCCATGACCTGGCTGCTTACCTGGACCATAGACTCAGTCAGAACAGCCTCATTCACCTCCAGGATGACATTCTTAATCTCTTCGTAGGGCATGCGAAAGGAACCCAGAAAGATCGCTGCCAGAAAACGAGACATAAAGGCATGTTCTTCCCAGTCTCTTCCCCCTTCCAGCCCATCATACAAACCTGTTTTGACAATTTTCCTGCAAATGTTCTTTTAACGTCAGTATCAGAAACCTCCACCAGCTTCTCACTGCCCCCATAGTTAAATCCAAGTTCTCGCGTCCATTTTTCAGGCTCCCACCTCTCAGCTTTCTTTCACTGAGCCCCAGGACTGTGTCACACACCAGCTACACTGTTCCAAGCACCACGTTCTACAGACACCACTCCTTGCCTTTGCTCACACAGGAAGCCTTTCATCATCTCTATCAATACACATCAAAGACACTCGCCCGGCTCTATTTTAGTTCTTCACTCCCATGACCCCATCCTCAGAGATGTCACTGCCTTAAAATGCTCTGATTCTTAAACTCACTCACTAATCTCTACAGTGCCTCCTGAACCTCAGCAGAACGTGCTCTCTGGCAAGACTGCTGATCATTCCACTTTCTCTGAACGTCTCGGTTTCCCTCTGCCTT includes:
- the LOC108383318 gene encoding protein diaphanous homolog 1-like, coding for MPYEEIKNVILEVNEAVLTESMVQNLIKQMPEPEQLKMLSELRDEYDGLAEAEQFGVVMGTVPCLRPRLNAVLFKLQFSEQVENIKPEIVSVTAACEELRKSENFSSLLELTLLVGNYMNAGSRNAGAFGFNISFLSKLRDTKSTDQKMTLLHFLAELCENDYPDVLKFPDELAHVEKASRVSAENLQKNLDQMKKQISDVERDVQNFPAAVDEKDKFVEKMTISFLKRRGLLLRKGK
- the LOC140846207 gene encoding protein diaphanous homolog 1-like, with translation MVYHSPVWDIRIVPGAHCHKECRVEPPVHTGAHLLSIALAWRSRPAPQSWSFTRQLHSFVKDAREQYDKLRMMHSHMETLYKELGQYFLFDPKKVSVEEFFMDLHNFRNMFVQAVKENQKRREIEEKMRRAKLAKEKAEKERLEKQRKREQLIDMNAEGDETGVMDSLLEALQSGAAFRRKRGPRQANRKVGCAVTSVLASELTKDDAMTAVPAKVAKNREGVPTVLEETKELIGRAS